The region GCGCACGTTCACGCTGATCCGCCTGATTCGCGAGCCGTTCCTGCTGTCGTTCGCGACCGCGAGCTCGGAGGCCGCGTACCCGAAACTGCTCGACGCGCTCGACCGCTTCGGCGTGAATCGCAAGATTTCGAGCTTCGTGCTGCCGATCGGCTATTCGTTCAACCTCGACGGCTCGATGATGTACTGCACGTTCGCGGTGCTGTTCATCGCGCAGGTATACGGCGTTCACCTGCCGCTCGGCACGCAGATCACGATGCTGTTGCTGCTGATGCTCACGTCGAAGGGCATGGCGGGCGTGCCGCGCGCATCGCTCGTCGTGATCGCGGCGACACTCAACCAGTTCCACCTGCCCGAAGCGGGCCTGCTGCTGATCATGGGCGTCGACATGTTCCTCGACATGGGCCGTTCGGCGACCAATGCGGTCGGCAATTCGATCGCGGCCGCCGTCGTCGCGAAGTGGGAGGGCCAGCTCGACGCCCCGCGCGACGATGCCGACTCCGATTCCGACGGCGGCGACGCATCGCGCGGATCGCCGCGGATCACGCAGCGCGTGTAGCGCGCGGCTTGCGCGCGGCCGAGCCGGGGCGGCGCTCGTTCGCCCGCGCCTCAGCCTCGCGGTAAGGCGCTCGCCCGGACGCGCTCCGCTCGCGCGAGCAGGTTCTCGCCGGCAGGCGCGCCGCCATTGCCGAAAAGGCAGGCCGCCATTGCGAGCGCGAAACCGGCGCGGCGGCGGCATCGCCCGCCCCACGCCGGCGGCCCGCCTCCCGCCCATCGCCGGCGTTCGCCGGCCGCCTTTTTAGTCGGCGGCGGCCGCGTTGCCGCGCCGGCATCGTGAACCGGAATCATGCACGCCCCGCCTTCGAACGCTTCGAGCGCGCCGCATCGACGTGAAAACCGAAGGCGCGCGGCCCGTCGGCAGCGTGCGAGGCACGGGCCGCGCGCTTCGCGGATTGTCCGAATGCGAACCTCCGCGCCTGCTCGGCCGAAGCGAGCGAACGCCGTTCCGGCGCGCGGCGCCATTTCCTTGCGCATGATTTCGCCTGCGCGCGCGAAGAGCCGCACCCGCCGCGCACGCCGGCTCGACGGCCGCGTTGCGGTAAAATGCCCGGTTGTCCCTGCGCCCCGACGCTTTTCCGCCCCGCCTATGTCCGCTTCGCCTGCCCTCAGTCCACGCCGGGTCTCCGTCGCCCCGATGATGGACTGGACCGATCGCCACTGCCGTTCGTTTCATCGGACGATCTCGCGCCATGCATGGCTCTACACCGAAATGGTGACGACGGGCGCGCTGATCCACGGCGATGTCGCGCGCCATCTCGCGTTCACGCCCGACGAAGCCCCCGTTGCGTTGCAACTGGGCGGCAGCGAACCCGCCGATCTCGCGCACTCCGCGAAACTCGGCGAGCGCTGGGGCTACGACGAAATCAACCTGAATTGCGGCTGCCCGTCCGAGCGCGTGCAGCGCGGCGCATTCGGCGCGTGCCTGATGAACGAGCCGCAACTCGTCGCGGACTGCGTGAAGGCGATGCGCGACGCGGTGTCGATCCCGGTGACGGTCAAGCACCGGATCGGCGTCGACGCGGTCGAAGACTACGCGTTCGTGCGCGACTTCGTCGGCACGGTCGCCGCGGCCGGCTGCGACGTGTTCGTCGTGCACGCGCGCAACGCGATCCTGAAGGGGCTGTCGCCGAAGGAAAACCGCGAGATTCCGCCGCTCAAGTACGACTACGCGTATCGGCTCAAGCGCGACTTTCCGCAGATCGAAATCGTCATCAACGGCGGCGTCACGACGCTCGACGAAGTCGAGCAGCATCTGCGACATGTCGACGGCGTGATGCTCGGCCGCGAGGCATATCACAACCCGTACGTGCTCGCCGGCATCGACGCACGCTTCTACGGCGCGAGCGCGCCGGCGCCGACGCGCGAAGAG is a window of Burkholderia mallei ATCC 23344 DNA encoding:
- the dusA gene encoding tRNA dihydrouridine(20/20a) synthase DusA translates to MSASPALSPRRVSVAPMMDWTDRHCRSFHRTISRHAWLYTEMVTTGALIHGDVARHLAFTPDEAPVALQLGGSEPADLAHSAKLGERWGYDEINLNCGCPSERVQRGAFGACLMNEPQLVADCVKAMRDAVSIPVTVKHRIGVDAVEDYAFVRDFVGTVAAAGCDVFVVHARNAILKGLSPKENREIPPLKYDYAYRLKRDFPQIEIVINGGVTTLDEVEQHLRHVDGVMLGREAYHNPYVLAGIDARFYGASAPAPTREEVEAKLVEYCAAELARGTYLGAIVRHALGLYRGVAGARGWRRVLSDNKRLGRGDLSIFDEARTHLPRPEEFFEKKALQS